The Silene latifolia isolate original U9 population chromosome X, ASM4854445v1, whole genome shotgun sequence genome contains the following window.
TGTTGGGCTATTTGGGAACACCGAAATAAAGTCATCTTCGACAATGTTGAGGTGGAACCAGAGCTGGTGATTAGGAGGGCGTGGGGACGTTATATTGGAGGGCGTGGGGGATAGCGAGGGAGTGGGAGTGAGGGATGTAGTGGGGAGGCcgagagagagggagagggagaATGGTGGGTTGAAGGTACCAAGACACGGCTTTGTCAAGATTAATGTCGATGCTGGAGTGAAGGAGGGCGAAGGGGTGCATACAGGAGTGGTGTGTCGGGACTGTAATGGGAACGTGATGTGGGGCGTGGCTATTGGTAGAGAACAACAATGGGAGGTTTCCATGGCGGAAGCGTGTGCTGTGTTGGATGGGATGGAGGAGGCCGTGAGGCGAGGGATACAACACGTTGAAGTAGAGAGTGATTGCTTGCAAGTCATTGAAGCTCTTAATGAACGAAAGACGGGACGGAGTGGATTCGCTTTGATCATCGAAGACATCCTCGAGTGTAGTTCCAAGTTTCAGTCGGTCATTTGGCTACATGTATCTCGTACTAATAATTGTGTAGCTCATGCTTTAGCTCATTGTTTCCCTCGTGTTATGGGTAAAGTTGTATGGGATGATGGTTTACCATCGTCTGCAAACTCTGTTGTCCGTTTTGACAAATTATTAATTAAGTAAGGCCCTCGGGCTGTTGATTTCAAAAAACCAGTTTGTTCCTGAAGTTGGGTTTAGGAGCTTTCGACAAAAAAGCAAGTACCATTGTATCTAAGTTGTTTAAACATTAAAGATAAGAACTTGCTCAGTTGCTCTACGTTGTTTCTATTACGTGGGAAGTATTAGACGTGTATAATTATCCTAGAATTTTATCAAAGTGGATTCTCACCTTTAAATGGGCGTAAGAGTGTATATCTAGTAATATAATAAAGTGTATTTAGCTAGTTAAAGATATGTATCTACTAATTTAAATGACTGTCTCTAGCGACATAAGGGTATGTATCCCGTAATTTAAACAAGTGTATGTAGCAATTTAAAGAAATATATCTACTAACTTAAAGTAGTTTATTTAGCtagttaaaggtatgtatctagtaatttaaagaaatgtatctagcaacttaaaagaagtgtatctagctaactaAAGTATGTATATAGtaatttaaagaagtgtatctagcaacttaaagaagtgtatctagctagctaaagacATGTATCTATAAACTTGAAGAAGTGTATCTAGTTAGTTAGacatatgtatctagcaacttaaaggaatgtatctagcaacttacaGAAGTGTAACTAGCAATTTAAAatagtgtatctagctagcttgAAGTATGTATCTAGCAAATTAAAGGAGTGTATTTAGTTAGCTTGTATGTATATAGAAACTTAAAAAAGTGTATTTACTATTTTGCTAGCTAGATGTATCACTAATACAATCGCATACCGGCTGAAAATTGATTATTCCTATACGTTTCCCCATTAGATTAAAATATTCCTTACAAATCTTAAAAAATAGTGCAATTCCAAATACTCGGAGGTAGTAATCTTCTCGTGGGTTTACGACAAGGAGGGGGGAGGATTCCTATCTAATTTAGCACAATTTATGAAGCATGGGTGCTTGATTGTGTATCAAGACTATTGCACTTAAGAAAGACAAGCATTTGAATGTAGCAAACATTCCCCTAAGACAAAACACAGTAGGATACTAGTTGCCATTAACAAAAACAAGTCATTGCTTCCGCAAGACCTTACATCAATTCTTGATATGCTAAGATAAACAATTACAGGTTGCTATACAAGAACAAAATTATTCAACCAACCATTCAGGCCCTTCTACAATACTCCTTAGAAAGCAGTAACAAAAACTAACAATGCATAGCACAAAATCACAACAGAACAAAAAAAACAACTGGAAGACGAGATAGTCGGATTATGGAATTCGAATATTATTAAATATTGAAATATTAGACAAATCAATGAGACCATCTGATATAATGATTgacaaaatattttcataaaataagattgagatcttatttaatcatacaAGTTTGAGCTGCTCTCGAACCTTTCAATCCTAGTCAAGCTAACATTAACTCGACTTGAGCCATTAAACTCTCGAGGTGAGCCCGAGCCCGAAGGCCGAACCTTTCAATGATGTATAGACTCGTTAAGTTTAGTCACAGAAGATATTGCTTCACAAGTTTTGATCTTGTCATACTAGTGACACTACTTTCATCTTTCACTGACACCATACTAATTATACATAGTTTAATCTTGATCGCTAGAAAATAACCACCAACTACTACTAAAATAATCAATCATATATATTGTCTCAGCCACCATATTCTCCATAGCAGCCAGCTTGATAAACTCGGGTTCCAGGTCCGAGTTGGTGAGAGTAAAAGGCACATTCATGAGTGACCTGACCGACTTTGGCAATGTTGTTCTTTTCAACCTATGTCAGTCCACCCTCCTACACCAAATTCTAGATTATTAATAAGGTTTTGAATTTTGATCATTCAGTGGGAAGTTTAACCATTTATATTAATTCATACTCTTTTCGTCGCATTCTAGATACATATGTATCCAGCAAGATAAAGAATTGTATCTAGCATGGTGTATTTAGCAAGGTAAAAGAGTATATCTAGCAATgtaaataagtgtatctagcaaaGTAGAGgaatgtatctaacatgccagaGATATGTATCTATCAAGATAAATTGAGCGTATCATTAAAAGTTTTTTTGTTTCGTATTTTAAAATGAgtggtattttttttttcattacgtTTTCCCCCTATATTTAGGAACATTGTAGGAGTACGAGAAAAAAAGAGAATTATATTTTTCCCTACTTCGGTAAAGAGTATAAAACTTACAACTATTTTAAATAATGTATCATACTCCGTATATTCCAAGTTGGGTCCTCTATGATTTTCTCCATTTACTCTATAATACACTCttattttaatatattttctcatttttcatttattaaaacattacttttataaaataatCAAACCATTACATCGTCCCAAGATCTCTACCCCCATATATTCATACTTGTACAAAAAAAGCTTTATGGTTGTTGACAATGAGAAAATTTACGAAAATCAGTTGTAATACTAAGAGCACAAAGAGTACAAAATTCACATTAAATATAACCTACGGTTTTTTCACCCTTACTTACAATCTTGCACTCCACCTATTTACACGTTAGAACTAATATATTGAGTAAGAGTCTAGGTCAATCAAAACATTGCAATAGACTAGCCAAttcgtcttgcttgtgacggttaCAAACTTGTAACTTCTTATAAGTTACAACTCTCTCTCAGTTGCCCTCCTATTTGCCCTTTTATCTcatgtcacaagcttgtgacggattttGTAAgccacaaatgagaatttgtgtagacTAAATTCAAGGATTAATTATAGGAAATGAAAATGGGGTTCGGCCTCTTAAAGTTTGATTATAAAGATGCTTAAGAGGTTAAGAGGACATTTTTATATGAACATTATTGATTTTAGAAGTGCAGACGAAAAAAATGAGTTAGAAACTCGTTAAAGAGTTCTTCATTTGTACTCTCCATCCCAATTATTTGTCTAAAATTTTTATTGGTGTTATTTAAACCAATTGTTCGTCGAATTTGTTTTGTGTTTTGAGTATCGTAAATTATATGAATTGCTCAGATACACATTCTAGTAAAGTTGGATACACAAGTTAGTACACCTGGATACACAAAATCAAAAATCTTAATTTGTGTATCTAGAGTAATATATCTATGTATCCATGAGTAATATGCTACGTATCCACACTTAACCACCCTTGCAGGTTACAACCACCACATTTAGTGTACCAAATCCACCAGCCAGTTCTCAGCggcaacaaaaaaaatgaaaaaaataaaaaaaataaaaaaaaaattcatacctATTATAGAGAAAACGAAGACTGTGAGACTATGATGAAACCGATGAGCTTGTTAAGTAGGATCGCGAAAAATTGATGGCAATGTAATGTTACATTATGCACAAAATTAAGAAatgattagaaaaaaaaaacaataaaattagGGTTAAAATTGGGAGAAACTTGAAAATAGTGAAATAAATTAGAGAACTTACATCAATTAAGCCAAAAACCACATTAAACCCATCAAAATCGAGCGAATTTCAGGTTGTTGACGCCAGTTTGGGGGAAATGAAGCACGAATATAATTAGGGTTATATTTATTCAAATTTGGGGAAAATTTTAAACTAAGGAAGTAATTAATCAAACTGAGAATAATTACGAAAATAAACAAGATTACATGACGACGAATCCATGAGATATGATCGAAATTCGAGAATTGATGATGAATTTGTGCGAAATTCGTTCAAAATTGTGGTTTTGTGCGAAAGAGTGTGCAAAGAGTACGTCGCCGGCAGCTGACCATTGTTGTTGGATGACAGTGGTCGTCGGAAGACAGCGAATGTGAGGGATGAGAGAGATTAGAAGTGTTTGTGAGAGTGAGGGTGTCAGGTGAGGGTTTGTAAGGGTAATTTGAGTGTTTAATCTTGGTCGTTCATTGTTTGATCTGAAGGGTTTATgtttagttcgtacggttcgcaccgtaaatTAGTTCGTAcagatcctaattctatatatatatatatatatatatatatatatatatatatatatatatatatatatatatatatatatatatatatatatatatatatatcaatcacgtcagaagaaatggatactcgtcaaggaagattcggagaccctcttatggatgaaagccttttgcggcgaatcgatgatagagactctgttgcagtgtttcattctttgaacaagaatttatttcctatggttgtaatcgatctgtatccgattgagcttggcatatgttgtagatgtcatatgactttttattaatgataatgatcttttctcaacaaaaaaaaaaaaaacaaaaaaaaagaggaaCTTTTCGAGCAAATTTTTGAGCGATATCATTGGCTACAACTTTTGTAAACTACAtatgaaatataaaatataaaaaaagATATATTTAAAGGAAAATAAAGTAAGATAAGATAAAAGATAAAGTTTGGTTATAATAAACATGTACGTCTTCAATGTTTCAAAAACACTTAACAACTATTTAAAAGTACATTAAACTGGAAATAAAAAGTCTAATTAGACATGGATTAGTAATATTAAaagtttaaaacctttttttttttgacagctttAAATAAAGGTTTCACAGTTTTATGGCCTGCTTAGCTAAGCTATGCGCAAGGCCATTTAGATGCCTCGGAAGAAAATTAAAGCATAAACAATGAAAAAAGCTAAAAGAAGCCCGAATGTCCTCCGAAATCCCTTCAGTCATGTGGCTATCCCTGTCAACCCCTGCTATTTGATTGATAAGTTGCAAGCAATCCGATGAAAtgtccagatgaaagatccgctCCTCTCGTGCCCATTCCACTATATCACAAACGCCCAAAGCTTCAGCCTGCAGCGGTGATTCAGCCCTGGTGCGCACCTGCCGTCGACCCAGTTCCTGTCCCGTATCATCATACGCAACACACCCGAAGGCCGCATCAAAAGTCCTGACCCAACTAGCGTCCACTTTCACCCGTATCACAGCACACCCGGCCGGCTTACCTAGAATGTTCACAAGATTGCCATTGCGAATAGCCGTAAGCTCCCTTTGGGATGGTCCCTCTTCCTCAATTCGCATGTTACTCCGAGCCTGCTTTGACGCCAGGTTTTTACACAAGATTTGCGCTCTCTCCCCGACGACATTATAAAACATATTCGTGATCAAATGCGAGTGAACAACCTGATCCTGGAATTTGATTCTATTTCTCAAAGTCCATAGACCCCACAAGACGGCCACAAAGTGTATCACCTGGCACATCCCCTCCTCTCGTTTGCTCAAATAGTGCATCCAGTCATAAATCCAATCAGACATGGGAGTGCCCCTAGCACCCTCTACTCGTATGCCTAGGAACGAGCCTGCCCAGATTCTACTTGAAAAACCACAGTCCCTAAAGAGATGCTCAGAAGTTTCCATGACTCGTTGATCCCCCTTACACATACCACAAAAAAAATCCACTTCAATATTTCGCTTGGAAAACTCATGCCCAGTCGGTATCACATTGGTAATAATTTTCCAGATAAGAATTTTCCACATCTGTGGAACTGGTAATTTCCACAACATTTTCCGAAAAAATAGCCGACCTCGACCATTTAGTCTACCGTTGTCCTTTACAGTTCCAGCATTAATCATATGCTCTTCAAAGATTAGACCATATCCACTCTTTACCGTGTAAATGCCCGACGTTGTGCATGGCCAGTAGACCCTATCACCCATTCGCACTTCACACCTCGGTATAGCAAGAATCCGTGCAGCCCACTCCTCCGTGAACATACCTTCTATGAAACCTTTATTCCAGCTACCATCAGGCTGGAGAAGATTCCTGACCTGTAAGTTAGCAAGATGACCATTACTTTGATTAGCCATTCATTCCTAGGCTCCGGTCGCTCTCCCCCCACCCATCTCGCTGTCCAGACATTTATCCTCGAATCAAGACCAGGCTTCCAACCAATATTTTCCATAACAATTGAGAGCCCATGCAAGATACTACGTATGCCCCACGAACACCCAGAACCCCTGATAGGGGTCATACCCTGTAGTACCACTTGAGACCCAAAGAGCTTTTATCTGAAAATCCTGCAAAAAAGAGATGACTCTCCAGAAACGATTCTCCATCCAAGTTTGGCTAGTAAAGCTTGGTTAAGGCATTTTACATTACGTATGCCTAACCCACCCGCACTCTTCGGCAAGCTTAGGAAGTTTTTGCTGCACCAGTGGATATTATTCCCCATCTTACATCCCGTCCACCAAAATTGTGCCAAAATAGAATTAATCTTTTTTGCCACACTTACCGGAACTTTGAAGACTGATAGAAAGTAATTTGAGAGATTGGATAGAACCGATGAAATCAGAGTAAGACGTCCTGCTGGTGAGAGAAAAATCTCATTCCACGAAGAAATGCGTCTGGTGACATGATCAATAAGTGCATTGAAGATGCCCTGTTTTGATTCTTTAAATTCCGCCGGGATACCCAGATATTTCCCAATACCATTGTTCTTCCTGATATTAAAGGCTTTCATAATCCTTTGTGCTTTAACCAGGGTAGTACTCGGGCTAAAAAGTATCCCTGATTTATCCACATTTAACCTTTGACCGGACGCTTCACAATAATCCTTGATGAGTTGCACCAAAAGGGTCACCGTATTCCCTTTATCCTTGAAGAAGAAAACCGAATCATCCGCAAAAAAGAGATGTGTAATTGGCCGAACCCCCCTAACTAGTTGAATTCCATGAATCAACCGAAGATCATGAGCGTGATTAATATTTCGGGATAGCACTTCCATACACAAAATGAAAAGATAAGGGGATAGGGGATCACCTTGCCGTAATCCACATTTAGGTTTGAATTGTGGCAAAGGGATGCCATTTACCAGAATTTCATAGCTTACCGTCATCACGCAACTCATCATAAGCGTGATCAAATGCTGAGGGAATCCGTACCTTACCAACACTGCTTCCAAGAAATCCCATCTGACTCTGTCATACGCCTTGCTCATATCCGCCTTAAAAGCACCCAGAGCCTGTCTCCCATACCCATGGGACGAAATTTTATTAATGGCCTCATGAGCCACAAGAATATTGTCACTGATGCTCCTCCCCGGGAGAAAAGCATTCTGTGTTTCACCTACTAACGAGCTCATCACCTTTGCCAATCGGTTTGCTATACATTTTGTCACAACCCTCATCACCACGTTACAAAGACTAATAGGACGGTAGTCCGTAACCCCCTCTGGATTTTCTTTCTTTGGAATAAGCGCAATAAAAGTCCTATTTAATTCTCGTAGCACTCTCCCGGAATT
Protein-coding sequences here:
- the LOC141620017 gene encoding uncharacterized protein LOC141620017; protein product: MANQSNGHLANLQVRNLLQPDGSWNKGFIEGMFTEEWAARILAIPRCEVRMGDRVYWPCTTSGIYTVKSGYGLIFEEHMINAGTVKDNGRLNGRGRLFFRKMLWKLPVPQMWKILIWKIITNVIPTGHEFSKRNIEVDFFCGMCKGDQRVMETSEHLFRDCGFSSRIWAGSFLGIRVEGARGTPMSDWIYDWMHYLSKREEGMCQVIHFVAVLWGLWTLRNRIKFQDQVVHSHLITNMFYNVVGERAQILCKNLASKQARSNMRIEEEGPSQRELTAIRNGNLVNILGKPAGCAVIRVKVDASWVRTFDAAFGCVAYDDTGQELGRRQVRTRAESPLQAEALGVCDIVEWAREERIFHLDISSDCLQLINQIAGVDRDSHMTEGISEDIRASFSFFHCLCFNFLPRHLNGLAHSLAKQAIKL